In Geopsychrobacter electrodiphilus DSM 16401, a single window of DNA contains:
- the glmM gene encoding phosphoglucosamine mutase, with amino-acid sequence MTIEVAMQLGRAAGHIFKDGDRRHRVVIGKDTRLSGYMIENALVAGICSMGVDVLLVGPLPTPGISFITSSMRADAGVVISASHNPYQDNGIKFFSRDGFKLPDEMEMRMEELISSGEIDSLRPIADAVGKAYRIDDAVGRYIVFLKNTFPRDLDLQGLRIVLDCAHGAAYKVAPAVFEELGAEVITLGVKPNGKNINAGCGSLYPEVMAQAVREHGADLGIALDGDADRVIFVDEHGNEVDGDHIMAICATRMLAAGTLKKNTLVATVMSNMGLEIALRKAGGTMLRTAVGDRYVVEEMRRGGYNLGGEQSGHMIFLDHNTTGDGVLSALQVLEIVQRSGKRLSQLAQVMEALPQVLVNVRVKKRTELSQLPEVSRVIAAAEAALGEQGRVLIRYSGTEPLLRIMLEGTDQQQIELLAAEIATSVKNAIGA; translated from the coding sequence ATGACGATTGAAGTCGCCATGCAGTTGGGGCGCGCCGCAGGTCATATCTTTAAGGATGGCGATCGTCGCCATCGGGTGGTGATCGGTAAAGACACCCGGCTCTCGGGATATATGATCGAGAACGCTCTGGTTGCGGGAATCTGTTCCATGGGGGTTGATGTGTTGTTGGTCGGGCCTCTGCCCACGCCTGGAATCTCTTTTATAACTTCGTCAATGCGTGCCGATGCTGGGGTGGTGATCTCCGCTTCGCACAACCCCTATCAGGATAATGGGATCAAGTTCTTCAGCCGCGACGGGTTTAAGCTGCCCGATGAGATGGAAATGCGCATGGAAGAACTGATCAGCAGTGGAGAAATTGACTCTTTGCGGCCCATCGCCGATGCGGTGGGTAAGGCATATCGGATCGATGATGCCGTTGGCCGTTATATCGTATTCCTGAAGAATACCTTTCCGCGTGATCTTGACCTGCAGGGTCTGAGGATCGTGCTTGATTGTGCCCATGGTGCCGCCTACAAGGTTGCCCCGGCAGTTTTTGAAGAGTTGGGTGCCGAGGTGATTACCCTCGGGGTCAAACCGAATGGTAAAAATATCAATGCCGGCTGTGGCTCCTTGTATCCAGAGGTTATGGCGCAGGCGGTGCGCGAACATGGTGCCGATCTCGGCATCGCGCTTGATGGTGACGCCGATCGCGTGATCTTTGTCGATGAACATGGCAATGAGGTGGATGGCGACCATATTATGGCCATCTGCGCTACGCGGATGCTGGCAGCCGGGACCCTGAAGAAAAACACTTTGGTGGCGACGGTCATGAGTAATATGGGGCTTGAAATTGCGCTCAGAAAAGCTGGCGGCACCATGCTGCGGACGGCGGTCGGTGATCGCTACGTGGTCGAAGAGATGCGTCGTGGGGGTTATAACCTGGGCGGCGAACAGTCAGGACACATGATTTTTCTTGATCATAATACCACCGGGGATGGCGTCCTCTCCGCCTTGCAGGTTCTGGAAATTGTTCAGCGGAGCGGCAAGCGGCTCTCGCAACTCGCCCAGGTGATGGAAGCGCTCCCTCAGGTGCTGGTAAATGTCCGCGTGAAAAAACGCACCGAGCTTTCGCAGCTCCCGGAGGTCAGCAGGGTGATTGCCGCCGCAGAGGCTGCTCTGGGAGAACAGGGTCGGGTTTTGATCCGCTACTCGGGGACAGAACCCCTGCTTCGTATCATGCTCGAGGGTACCGATCAGCAACAGATCGAGCTTTTGGCCGCTGAAATTGCAACCTCAGTGAAAAATGCCATCGGGGCCTGA
- a CDS encoding CdaR family protein — translation MLELITKNWTLKLLSLTFALILWMFIMGERHLEVGYTVPLELQKIPKDLVIANQVPSLIDVRISGPRTLLMKVSPNDISIAVDLSDLKPGLTSFKRLDERLNLPSGMRVTRLSPSFVDIRLDRRKEKLVPIKVVFADDPDPGYRVSGLKTIPDKIAISGAESEIKSVSEVMTEPISLKGVTEGFSQIVPLVYEHTYSNFLNEKTAEIHVAIEPVAPVPETQLPANNSTEGGVK, via the coding sequence ATGCTTGAGTTGATTACCAAAAACTGGACGTTGAAACTCCTTTCCCTGACCTTCGCCCTGATTTTGTGGATGTTCATTATGGGAGAGCGGCATCTTGAGGTCGGATACACCGTTCCCCTCGAGCTGCAGAAAATTCCGAAAGATCTGGTGATTGCCAATCAGGTTCCCAGTTTGATAGACGTGCGTATCAGCGGGCCGCGCACCCTGTTGATGAAGGTCAGTCCGAACGATATCAGTATTGCCGTCGATCTCTCTGACCTTAAACCGGGGCTGACCTCCTTTAAACGTCTTGATGAGCGCTTGAATCTTCCGAGTGGGATGCGTGTGACCCGTCTTTCGCCATCGTTTGTTGATATTCGGCTTGATCGGCGGAAAGAAAAACTTGTCCCCATAAAGGTGGTTTTTGCCGATGATCCTGACCCGGGTTATCGTGTTTCCGGTCTCAAGACGATACCGGATAAAATCGCTATTTCCGGGGCCGAAAGTGAGATCAAATCAGTTTCGGAGGTGATGACCGAGCCGATCAGTCTGAAAGGTGTAACCGAAGGGTTTTCGCAGATTGTACCTTTGGTCTATGAACACACGTATTCCAACTTTTTGAACGAAAAAACAGCAGAGATTCATGTCGCAATTGAGCCGGTGGCTCCTGTCCCTGAGACCCAGTTGCCGGCGAATAATTCTACAGAAGGTGGGGTGAAGTAG
- the cdaA gene encoding diadenylate cyclase CdaA — protein MPDILANFRLLDLLDIGIVAFIIYRIILLIKGTRAVQMLLGLAVILLVYVASRVGELHTLNWILSNFLSSIILVIVVIFQSDIRRALMHVGRNPFFAGLSFSEESAVLDELVQACVALGQKKIGALLVIERETGLKDVLETGTAIDARVTSEIIQAIFLTSSPIHDGALVVQQGRLTQAGCFLPLSQNLDISKYLGTRHRAAIGLTELLDAVVIVVSEETGKISVVVNGGITRDLDATDLRKVLGRLLEPRRKKTKQKRKG, from the coding sequence ATGCCTGACATACTAGCCAACTTCCGACTGCTTGATTTACTTGATATCGGCATCGTTGCCTTTATTATCTATCGAATTATCCTGTTAATCAAAGGCACCCGCGCGGTGCAGATGCTCCTTGGGTTGGCTGTTATTCTCCTGGTTTATGTGGCGTCACGGGTTGGCGAGCTACATACCCTTAACTGGATCCTCAGTAATTTCCTCTCTTCAATTATCCTGGTTATTGTTGTTATTTTTCAAAGCGATATCCGGCGTGCCCTGATGCATGTCGGACGTAATCCCTTTTTTGCGGGCCTGTCCTTTTCCGAGGAGAGCGCCGTTCTTGATGAACTGGTGCAGGCGTGTGTTGCTCTCGGGCAGAAGAAAATCGGCGCGCTGCTCGTGATTGAGCGTGAAACGGGGCTCAAGGATGTTTTGGAAACTGGCACCGCGATCGACGCGCGGGTGACGAGTGAGATTATTCAGGCAATTTTTTTGACCTCCTCGCCGATCCATGATGGCGCCCTTGTGGTGCAACAGGGTCGTCTCACTCAGGCCGGATGTTTTTTGCCGCTGAGCCAAAATCTGGATATCAGCAAGTATCTGGGCACGCGTCACCGTGCTGCCATCGGTCTGACTGAACTGCTGGATGCCGTGGTGATTGTCGTCTCGGAAGAGACAGGCAAGATTTCAGTGGTGGTCAACGGGGGAATCACTCGCGACCTGGATGCGACAGACCTGCGCAAGGTTCTGGGTCGACTGCTTGAGCCGCGGCGCAAAAAAACCAAGCAGAAAAGGAAGGGTTAG
- the folP gene encoding dihydropteroate synthase, producing MTQTPERIPQPARLFGKGCSLELTRPRIMGILNVTPDSFSDGGHFYSLDNALTQARQMITQGADLLDIGGESTRPGAKTVSLQEELDRVLPVIQRLRDETDIPLSIDTNKASVAAASIAEGANFINDISGLKFDSLMAHVAAETGAGLFLMHTPGRPDVMQQQTDYEDLIGEVTSFLLQAAASAIATGVDRHSIALDPGIGFGKNIYGNLALLKHLDFLVACGYPVLLGTSRKSFIGQILQMVDPSHRLAGTLASVALGVERGAQIFRVHDVRPAREAALVAWAIREGAPPVT from the coding sequence GTGACCCAGACGCCTGAACGGATACCGCAACCTGCGCGATTGTTCGGTAAGGGGTGCTCGCTCGAGCTGACCCGACCGCGGATTATGGGTATTCTGAACGTGACCCCCGACTCCTTTTCGGATGGTGGTCATTTTTACAGCCTTGACAATGCGCTGACGCAGGCCCGCCAGATGATAACTCAAGGGGCTGATCTGTTGGATATCGGGGGGGAGAGTACCCGGCCAGGAGCGAAGACGGTCTCACTCCAGGAGGAGCTGGATCGGGTTCTTCCCGTGATTCAACGTCTGCGCGATGAAACCGATATTCCACTCTCGATCGACACGAATAAGGCCTCTGTTGCTGCAGCCTCAATTGCGGAAGGTGCCAATTTTATTAACGATATCAGTGGCTTGAAGTTCGATTCACTGATGGCTCATGTTGCAGCTGAGACCGGTGCCGGTCTTTTCCTGATGCACACTCCTGGTCGGCCTGATGTCATGCAACAACAGACCGACTACGAAGACCTGATTGGAGAAGTGACCTCTTTCCTGCTTCAGGCTGCAGCAAGCGCCATTGCCACTGGAGTGGATCGACATTCAATAGCTCTTGATCCAGGTATCGGATTTGGTAAGAATATTTACGGAAATCTCGCGCTGTTAAAACATCTGGACTTTCTGGTCGCATGTGGATATCCGGTGTTGCTTGGCACCTCGCGCAAGAGTTTTATCGGTCAGATTCTGCAAATGGTTGATCCCTCCCATCGGCTTGCCGGGACCTTGGCCAGTGTTGCGCTTGGGGTTGAGCGGGGTGCGCAGATTTTTCGAGTACATGATGTGCGCCCGGCACGCGAAGCGGCTTTGGTTGCCTGGGCTATCCGCGAGGGGGCTCCGCCCGTTACCTGA
- the ftsH gene encoding ATP-dependent zinc metalloprotease FtsH: MSQFQKNLALWLVISLLMIMLFNMMSQRGGDQKKINYTELLGNIESGQVTKVVIQGSQISGTLEDGTKFLTTAPPDMQLIPELKDKGVTIEAKPVDDQGFWFTLLVSWGPILLLIGVWIFFMRQMQSGGGKAMSFGKSKAKLLTDTQGLVTFKDVAGVDEAKQELEEVVEFLKDPKKFTRLGGRIPKGVLLVGAPGTGKTLLARSVAGEAGVPFFTISGSDFVEMFVGVGASRVRDLFLQGKKNAPCIIFIDEIDAVGRHRGAGLGGGHDEREQTLNQLLVEMDGFESNEGVILVAATNRPDVLDPALLRPGRFDRQVVVPRPDIKGRSRILQVHSRKVPMGEDVNLDAIAKGTPGFSGADLANLINEAALLAARSNKTQVDNCDFEAAKDKVLMGAERRSMVITEDEKKVTAYHEAGHALVSVLTTGSDPVHKVSIIPRGRALGVTMYLPAEEKYNETEIGLNIKICALLGGRIAEEMTFESVTSGASNDLERVSAIARKMVCEWGMSEKMGPLTFGEKEGGEVFLGRDMGHMKNYSESTAVDIDNEIRRIVQENYQKTKKLLSEHHPQLKDLAEALLERETLDGPEVTKIVFPNAEVPAPVVTEVSEGAETVEPAVDETVVDSSSEARDPDA; encoded by the coding sequence GTGAGTCAATTTCAGAAAAATCTTGCCCTTTGGTTGGTCATCTCACTCCTGATGATCATGCTCTTCAATATGATGAGCCAACGGGGGGGCGACCAGAAAAAAATTAACTATACCGAGCTTCTGGGTAATATTGAGTCAGGACAGGTTACCAAAGTCGTCATCCAAGGTTCCCAAATTTCCGGAACACTTGAAGATGGCACCAAATTTTTAACAACAGCCCCGCCAGACATGCAGTTGATCCCGGAATTGAAGGATAAGGGGGTCACGATTGAAGCCAAGCCGGTCGATGATCAGGGGTTCTGGTTTACCCTCTTGGTTTCCTGGGGGCCGATCCTCTTGCTGATCGGGGTCTGGATCTTTTTTATGCGCCAGATGCAGTCTGGTGGCGGTAAAGCCATGAGCTTCGGCAAGAGTAAAGCCAAGCTGCTGACTGATACTCAGGGGTTGGTGACGTTTAAGGACGTTGCTGGTGTCGACGAGGCCAAGCAAGAGCTTGAGGAGGTGGTTGAATTTCTCAAGGATCCGAAAAAGTTTACTCGTCTTGGCGGCCGAATCCCCAAAGGGGTACTGTTGGTTGGCGCTCCCGGAACCGGGAAAACCCTGCTGGCACGTTCTGTCGCGGGTGAAGCCGGGGTCCCTTTCTTCACCATATCCGGTTCAGATTTTGTTGAAATGTTTGTCGGCGTCGGGGCCAGTCGGGTGCGTGATCTTTTTCTGCAAGGAAAGAAAAATGCGCCCTGTATCATCTTTATCGATGAAATTGACGCCGTGGGTCGTCACCGGGGCGCCGGTCTGGGCGGTGGACATGACGAGCGTGAACAGACTCTGAATCAGCTGCTGGTCGAGATGGATGGCTTTGAGTCAAATGAAGGGGTCATCCTTGTCGCGGCGACCAACCGACCAGACGTCCTTGATCCCGCTCTGCTCCGGCCGGGCCGTTTTGACCGTCAGGTTGTGGTCCCTCGGCCAGATATCAAGGGGCGAAGTCGAATCCTTCAGGTGCACTCACGTAAAGTGCCGATGGGTGAGGATGTCAACCTCGATGCGATTGCCAAGGGGACGCCTGGTTTCTCCGGTGCCGATCTGGCGAACCTGATCAATGAGGCAGCATTGCTGGCCGCTCGCAGCAATAAAACCCAGGTGGATAATTGTGATTTTGAAGCGGCCAAAGATAAGGTCCTGATGGGGGCAGAACGCCGTTCAATGGTGATTACTGAGGACGAGAAGAAAGTCACGGCCTATCATGAAGCCGGTCATGCGCTGGTTTCGGTTTTGACCACAGGTTCAGACCCGGTGCATAAGGTGTCAATTATCCCACGGGGACGTGCTCTGGGGGTCACCATGTATCTGCCTGCCGAAGAGAAGTACAATGAAACTGAGATCGGTCTGAATATAAAAATATGTGCCTTGTTGGGAGGACGGATTGCTGAAGAGATGACCTTCGAATCGGTCACCAGTGGTGCCAGCAATGATCTGGAACGGGTCAGTGCCATTGCACGAAAGATGGTTTGCGAATGGGGCATGAGTGAAAAAATGGGGCCCCTGACCTTCGGTGAAAAGGAGGGCGGCGAAGTTTTCCTCGGCCGTGACATGGGCCATATGAAGAACTATAGCGAATCGACAGCGGTTGACATCGATAATGAAATCAGGCGGATTGTCCAGGAAAACTATCAGAAGACCAAGAAGCTGCTCAGTGAACATCATCCTCAATTAAAGGACCTTGCCGAAGCTTTGCTTGAGCGCGAGACCCTTGACGGACCCGAAGTCACGAAGATCGTTTTTCCAAATGCCGAAGTTCCAGCGCCTGTCGTAACTGAAGTAAGCGAGGGGGCTGAGACTGTCGAGCCAGCTGTTGATGAAACCGTGGTTGACAGCTCATCAGAAGCGCGTGACCCAGACGCCTGA
- the tilS gene encoding tRNA lysidine(34) synthetase TilS translates to MERIFSKIARQAGVGAETSLLLGVSGGVDSMVLLDLLCRFMGDGGHYLQIVHVDHQIRAKSDEDADFVLNQCRELGIPCQVERVDVPALAIEKGLSLETAGREARRKLFLGQAEAAGCMHIVLAHHRDDQAETFLQRLLRGSGKSGLAGMSEIQGLWWRPLLRFSRQEIMAYAEQRKLRWVEDESNADTVYLRNRIRHQLLPQLSDYNPEIKQRLASLSRQFQLEEDFWQQQVAQCWAKVLVNNEDGLRLNRQALLDAHPALQVRLLREGLRQVRGDLSGIATVHLDALSRLLHTERSQAELDLPGSWAGRRYEQLWLRKSKPERLSFDLLLSLGKPLSLPDGRVLYAELSGQAVSETAVQVVFDPSALEFPLQVRSPEAGDRFRPSGMRGQRKLKNFMIDLKLEKEQRQSFPLLLDRGEILWLIGLRRSALAPLESNSRKMLVLRLLEAADLPTIAL, encoded by the coding sequence GTGGAGAGAATTTTCAGTAAGATTGCCCGGCAGGCAGGAGTCGGGGCAGAGACCTCTCTGCTTCTCGGTGTCTCTGGTGGCGTTGATTCGATGGTGTTGCTTGATCTGCTGTGCCGTTTTATGGGAGATGGCGGTCACTATTTGCAGATTGTCCATGTTGACCACCAGATTCGCGCAAAAAGCGATGAAGATGCTGATTTTGTCCTTAATCAGTGCCGGGAACTTGGGATTCCTTGTCAGGTGGAACGGGTTGATGTCCCGGCGCTTGCGATCGAGAAAGGTTTAAGCCTGGAGACGGCAGGTCGTGAAGCACGCAGAAAATTATTCTTAGGTCAGGCAGAGGCCGCCGGTTGTATGCATATTGTTTTGGCCCACCATCGTGATGATCAGGCTGAAACCTTTCTCCAACGCCTGTTGAGAGGAAGCGGCAAGAGTGGCCTGGCCGGGATGTCTGAAATACAAGGTCTGTGGTGGCGCCCCCTGCTCCGGTTTTCGCGGCAGGAAATAATGGCCTATGCGGAACAGAGAAAGCTCCGGTGGGTGGAAGATGAGAGTAACGCGGACACTGTTTATCTGCGTAACCGAATCCGTCATCAGTTGTTGCCGCAATTGTCTGACTACAACCCTGAAATAAAGCAGCGGTTGGCTTCTTTGAGTCGTCAGTTTCAGCTGGAGGAAGATTTCTGGCAGCAGCAGGTGGCCCAGTGCTGGGCAAAGGTACTAGTTAACAATGAGGATGGCCTGCGCCTGAATCGGCAGGCACTTCTTGACGCACATCCTGCTCTTCAGGTGCGCCTGCTGCGGGAGGGGTTACGCCAGGTGAGGGGAGATTTGTCTGGAATCGCAACTGTGCACCTGGATGCTTTGTCCCGATTACTTCATACCGAACGTTCTCAGGCTGAGCTCGATCTACCCGGCAGTTGGGCCGGTCGCCGTTATGAGCAATTATGGCTACGCAAATCCAAACCAGAGCGCCTGTCCTTTGATCTCCTTTTATCACTAGGCAAGCCACTTTCTCTCCCTGATGGAAGGGTTCTTTATGCGGAACTGAGCGGTCAGGCGGTTAGCGAGACAGCTGTTCAGGTTGTCTTTGATCCGTCAGCACTTGAATTTCCGCTGCAGGTTCGATCCCCGGAAGCTGGGGATCGTTTTCGACCGTCAGGAATGCGGGGGCAGCGAAAGCTAAAAAATTTTATGATTGATCTGAAGCTCGAAAAAGAGCAGCGCCAATCCTTTCCCTTGTTGCTTGATCGGGGAGAGATCCTTTGGTTGATTGGTCTGCGTCGTTCGGCTCTGGCCCCTCTCGAAAGTAACAGCCGGAAAATGCTTGTTCTGAGGCTGCTTGAAGCCGCAGATTTACCGACAATTGCCTTGTGA
- a CDS encoding SPOR domain-containing protein has translation MDMKSTMKTRVQRRVEKKQVVLLVTLVLVIAVVSFALGVIVGRNRVAVKDLPSANESTRISVPISQTPTAEKEPLQAKAPEEKLSFYDNLSKAEPAPLGSGINLPPDNRLSSAEKLKTEKLISGSFQEVSPAVSEPAASNVATASAKVDSSPTAKKSTPPAELESSASSKPQAMPSVVKGGEWVVQVFSSQSAADAGILRDKLSAKGYPAYIAEADLGKKGLWYRVLFGPYLDKNTAVQAQSFATSKDKLKGFVKHR, from the coding sequence ATGGACATGAAATCAACGATGAAAACACGGGTGCAGCGCCGGGTTGAAAAAAAACAGGTTGTGTTGCTGGTCACGCTGGTTCTGGTGATCGCGGTCGTCAGTTTTGCTTTGGGTGTAATTGTCGGGCGGAATCGCGTGGCCGTGAAAGATCTTCCCTCTGCAAATGAATCGACTCGTATCAGTGTGCCGATTTCGCAGACTCCGACGGCCGAAAAGGAACCGCTCCAGGCAAAGGCTCCCGAGGAAAAACTTAGTTTTTACGATAATCTGTCCAAGGCAGAGCCTGCCCCGCTCGGGAGTGGGATTAACCTGCCGCCGGATAATCGCTTGTCGAGTGCCGAAAAATTAAAAACGGAGAAATTAATCTCGGGCTCATTTCAAGAGGTTAGCCCGGCAGTGTCTGAACCTGCCGCGTCCAATGTGGCAACGGCATCCGCAAAGGTTGACTCTTCTCCCACCGCCAAGAAATCAACCCCTCCTGCTGAATTGGAATCCTCTGCCTCTTCTAAACCCCAGGCCATGCCTTCGGTCGTCAAAGGGGGAGAGTGGGTGGTTCAGGTCTTTTCTTCACAGTCCGCTGCCGACGCCGGAATCCTGCGTGACAAGTTGAGCGCCAAAGGGTATCCGGCGTATATTGCCGAAGCAGATCTGGGGAAAAAGGGTCTCTGGTATCGGGTTCTTTTTGGCCCCTACCTCGATAAAAATACAGCTGTTCAGGCGCAGTCCTTTGCGACGAGCAAGGATAAACTTAAGGGCTTTGTCAAGCACCGCTGA
- a CDS encoding FtsB family cell division protein: MAEAKEPGRPVNRIIPLWLILIVLVMFGFALLGERGALRAFQTYRHKQDLELRLADLQKQQEELRKEIQLLQKDRDYWEQLARKDLGMVREGELIYQFSGDEK; encoded by the coding sequence TTGGCTGAAGCAAAAGAACCGGGTCGGCCGGTAAACAGAATTATTCCTCTCTGGTTGATTCTGATTGTGCTGGTGATGTTCGGGTTTGCCTTATTGGGTGAACGCGGAGCGTTGAGGGCCTTTCAAACTTATCGGCATAAGCAGGATCTTGAGTTACGGTTGGCTGATCTGCAGAAACAGCAGGAGGAGTTGCGTAAGGAGATCCAGCTGTTGCAGAAGGACCGTGATTATTGGGAGCAGCTTGCGCGCAAAGACTTGGGTATGGTGCGGGAAGGTGAGTTGATTTATCAGTTTTCGGGTGACGAAAAATAA
- a CDS encoding LPS-assembly protein LptD, translating into MKLGLFFIVTLLLLSSRLLAAELPKSAAGAPVDLEADQLDFDQATGRYHALGNVHLTQGPLQVRSDQLWWNQQTGEIDASGQVHLTGPEEELNGQRISYDLRQGTGFIEEGEALWPAKSLRISGRRLERLGTQRFRLYDGRITLCDGERPAWSVGSRQADVTIGRYLIAKHALLYIKDVPFFYSPYLKIPIKNERESGFLMPSLGFSGRKGSKLSTAWYQVLGRNMDATFYLDHMSKIGTGIGLEYRYIFSHNQQGKFNAYTVLARDGSNPLLLDWTHFGQINDDLRMVVDAEFVNDRSYFSDYGEVAGVYNQQQVISSLFVNQVWDKASLTGQFKSIKDLEAADSDPWQAAPQVDFSVAPLRLWKTPLYFGLQSAYTRFARDDGVTGTRLTVRPGIGVHTYLTKGLEFNFEYGYRQNHYVQLDNGLTSSSGYADMQARVSSRLSRVYGNGSRSWLHSIEPEFNYIYNEANTGVALPDFDRYDQVNQQHSVGYALVNRIIGKWSNDEGGDIQREVLWLKLSQDYALQQGGVEGNPFSELRTQLTLRPLQNGSLSADAYYDIEQNRWPDLSFDGNLTDEHGNSLNVTYHKRRPSTGLEQVDNVNIGVNLALLKPLYLGYEQRYDLLQSSQLEQVVTLDLRQQCWGIKATLRDRNVERSIMFELTLSGIGQIGQFGRSFLSN; encoded by the coding sequence TTGAAACTGGGCTTGTTTTTCATAGTGACTCTCCTGCTGCTGTCTTCCAGACTCCTGGCCGCTGAGTTGCCCAAATCCGCAGCGGGGGCTCCGGTGGATCTGGAAGCTGATCAACTCGATTTTGATCAGGCAACGGGCCGCTATCATGCGCTTGGGAATGTGCATCTGACACAGGGGCCGCTCCAGGTGAGGAGTGATCAGCTCTGGTGGAATCAACAAACCGGTGAAATTGATGCCAGCGGTCAGGTTCATTTAACCGGCCCCGAGGAAGAGTTGAATGGGCAACGAATTTCCTACGATCTGCGACAGGGAACCGGCTTTATCGAAGAAGGAGAGGCTCTGTGGCCGGCGAAATCTCTCCGTATCTCTGGTCGGCGTCTCGAGCGACTCGGGACGCAAAGATTTCGTCTCTATGATGGCCGAATCACGCTGTGTGATGGAGAACGTCCGGCATGGTCGGTCGGGTCCCGACAGGCGGATGTCACCATTGGTCGTTATCTTATCGCCAAGCATGCGCTGCTTTATATCAAGGATGTGCCGTTTTTTTATTCCCCATACTTGAAGATCCCGATTAAAAACGAACGTGAATCAGGCTTTTTAATGCCCAGTCTCGGTTTTTCTGGCCGGAAAGGCAGCAAATTATCAACCGCCTGGTATCAGGTGTTGGGCCGCAATATGGATGCGACCTTTTATCTGGACCATATGTCGAAAATCGGTACCGGGATCGGGCTTGAATATCGCTATATCTTTTCACATAACCAGCAGGGGAAATTTAACGCTTATACTGTCCTGGCACGAGACGGCAGCAATCCCCTGCTCCTCGACTGGACGCATTTCGGGCAGATCAACGATGACCTGCGAATGGTGGTCGATGCAGAGTTTGTCAACGATCGCAGCTATTTCAGTGATTACGGTGAAGTCGCAGGGGTGTATAATCAGCAGCAGGTTATAAGCAGTCTCTTTGTGAATCAGGTCTGGGATAAGGCGAGCCTTACCGGGCAGTTCAAGTCAATCAAGGATCTCGAGGCTGCAGACAGCGATCCCTGGCAGGCGGCTCCGCAAGTCGATTTTTCTGTGGCCCCTTTACGGCTCTGGAAAACGCCTCTCTACTTCGGGCTACAGTCGGCCTATACCCGTTTTGCTCGAGATGACGGGGTCACCGGAACCCGCTTGACAGTGCGTCCGGGAATTGGGGTTCATACCTATCTGACCAAGGGACTCGAATTTAATTTTGAATATGGCTATCGCCAGAATCATTATGTTCAACTGGATAACGGCCTGACCTCTTCCTCAGGTTATGCGGATATGCAGGCGCGCGTGTCGAGCCGGCTGTCACGAGTTTACGGCAACGGAAGTCGCAGCTGGCTGCACAGCATCGAGCCTGAATTCAATTATATTTATAACGAAGCCAATACTGGCGTTGCACTTCCTGATTTCGATCGTTACGATCAGGTAAATCAACAGCATTCTGTAGGTTATGCACTGGTTAATCGGATCATCGGAAAGTGGAGCAATGATGAGGGCGGCGATATCCAGCGCGAGGTGCTGTGGCTCAAATTGTCACAGGACTACGCACTTCAGCAAGGGGGAGTCGAGGGCAACCCTTTCTCCGAGTTGCGCACTCAATTGACCCTGCGTCCTTTGCAGAACGGCTCATTGTCAGCGGATGCTTATTACGATATTGAGCAGAATCGTTGGCCGGACCTTTCCTTTGATGGCAACCTGACTGATGAGCATGGTAACAGCCTGAATGTTACCTATCATAAACGGCGACCCTCCACTGGTCTGGAGCAGGTTGACAATGTCAATATTGGGGTTAACCTGGCGCTGCTGAAGCCGTTGTATCTGGGGTACGAACAACGCTACGATCTTTTGCAGTCATCCCAACTGGAGCAGGTGGTCACTCTGGATCTGCGTCAGCAGTGCTGGGGCATCAAGGCGACCTTGCGTGACCGGAACGTTGAACGTTCAATCATGTTTGAATTGACACTCAGTGGAATCGGGCAGATCGGACAGTTTGGTCGGAGTTTCCTGTCCAACTAG